In Ictalurus punctatus breed USDA103 chromosome 3, Coco_2.0, whole genome shotgun sequence, the following are encoded in one genomic region:
- the ccdc149b gene encoding coiled-coil domain-containing protein 149-B isoform X1 — MDPSRRSESDWQGLVNEFLVCKRKLESKKEALLILSKELDTCQQERDQFKLMANQLRERHQGLKKKYRELTDGDLTLPPEKRNQANLAQLLRDAQEKNRKLSDELKELNQRIVEVQGDNKLLRMTIAKQRLGDEEVGVRHFLAHEREDLVLQLEKAREQNSELEQSVKVAMDELQDVRAERNVYQEKAHRLNIELNHILRHHDGRIMDVDALCMENRYLHERFVQLQEEVRLLKTNLMKYKSALESRKNCKVYGKANSSALTGVLSAKQVQELLLSEENGCSLPVTPQSISDLKSLATALLETIHEKNMVIQHQRQTNKIETFDVTCSEIKSMRHVTVCCVMNRILGNRVAELEGKLKALEMSGLWSLPGLTYNVSVGLGSGRDVIILSEHQQVQTSVGRAVRLQHGSVGDEEVVTGEEVTEETALTAEDPSPPPPRHHHSTVYVKHTRTLESSEHLPTETNTSSQKSPVERGTYGYEPETSHSDEDLATRDHGSTSTTPAEDAGKEGGAPVTCSEDSPDIQDGSERDMSNTSVCNADCTEPSDPRTVESTEDVTEPDTPDQST, encoded by the exons ATGGATCCTTCCAGAAGAAGTGAGAGCGACTGGCAAGGGCTAGTGAACGAG TTCCTGGTGTGTAAGAGAAAGCTGGAGAGTAAGAAGGAGGCGCTGCTGATTCTGTCCAAGGAGCTGGATACCTGCCAGCAGGAGCGTGACCAGTTTAAACTGATGGCCAACCAGCTGCGAGAGCGCCACCAAGGGCTGAAGAAAAAATACAGAGAGCTTACT GACGGTGACCTGACATTACCTCCAGAAAAAAGGAACCAA GCGAATTTAGCGCAGCTGCTGCGTGATGCTCAGGAGAAGAACAGGAAGCTGAGTGATGAACTGAAAGAGCTGAATCAGCGAATAGTAGAGGTTCAAGGTGACAACAAG CTGCTGAGGATGACCATCGCTAAACAGCGTCTCGGTGATGAAGAGGTCGGAGTTCGCCACTTCCTGGCCCACGAGAGAGAAGATCTCGTACTGCAGCTGGAAAAAGCTCGAGAGCAG AATTCGGAGCTGGAGCAGAGCGTGAAGGTGGCGATGGACGAGCTGCAGGATGTGCGGGCGGAAAGAAACGTGTATCAGGAGAAAGCCCACCGCCTCAACATCGAGCTCAACCACATCCTGAGACACCACGACGGCCGAATCATGGACGTGGACGCTCTGTGTATGGAGAACAG ATATCTCCATGAACGCTTTGTCCAGCTTCAGGAAGAAGTCCGTCTCCTCAAAACCAATTTGATGAAGTACAAG AGTGCGCTGGAGAGCAGGAAGAACTGTAAAGTGTATGGCAAGGCCAACAGTAGTGCGCTAACAGGAGTGCTCTCAGCTAAACAAG TTCAGGAGCTGCTCCTGTCCGAGGAAAATGGCTGCAGTCTGCCCGTGACGCCGCAGTCCATCAGTGATCTGAAGTCTTTAGCCACAGCGCTGCTGGAGACCATTCACGAGAAGAACATGGTCATTCAGCACCAACGCCAGACCAACAA AATCGAGACGTTTGATGTCACGTGTAGTGAGATCAAATCGATGCGTCATGTGACCGTTTGTTGTGTGATGAACAGGATTCTGGGTAACAGAGTAGCGGAACTGGAAGGGAAGCTGAAAGCACTGGAGATGTCTGGACTGTGGAGTTTGCCTG GCCTTACCTATAACGTGTCTGTGGGACTGGGGA GTGGAAGAGATGTGATCATTCTGAGTGAACACCAGCAAGTCCAGACGTCGGTGGGGCGTGCGGTCCGGCTACAGCACGGCTCTGTGG GAGACGAGGAGGTCGTGACCGGAGAGGAAGTGACCGAAGAGACGGCGCTCACTGCTGAGgatccttctcctcctcctcctcgtcatcACCACAGCACGGTCTAcgtaaaacacacacgcacacttgaATCCAGCGAACATCTTCCCACAGAAACCAACACCAGCTCACAGAAGAGTCCTGTGGAGAGAGGAACGTACGGTTACGAGCCAGAAACATCACACAGTGATGAAGATCTGGCAACCCGTGACCATGGTAGCACAAGTACAACTCCAGCAGAGGACGCTGGGAAAGAGGGCGGCGCTCCAGTCACATGTTCTGAGGATAGTCCTGATATTCAGGATGGatcagagagagacatgagCAACACGTCGGTGTGTAACGCAGACTGCACAGAACCGTCTGATCCCAGAACAGTAGAGAGTACAGAGGACGTGACGGAACCAGACACTCCAGATCAGAGCACATAG
- the ccdc149b gene encoding coiled-coil domain-containing protein 149-B isoform X2, whose product MDPSRRSESDWQGLVNEFLVCKRKLESKKEALLILSKELDTCQQERDQFKLMANQLRERHQGLKKKYRELTDGDLTLPPEKRNQANLAQLLRDAQEKNRKLSDELKELNQRIVEVQGDNKLLRMTIAKQRLGDEEVGVRHFLAHEREDLVLQLEKAREQNSELEQSVKVAMDELQDVRAERNVYQEKAHRLNIELNHILRHHDGRIMDVDALCMENRYLHERFVQLQEEVRLLKTNLMKYKSALESRKNCKVYGKANSSALTGVLSAKQVQELLLSEENGCSLPVTPQSISDLKSLATALLETIHEKNMVIQHQRQTNKIETFDVTCSEIKSMRHVTVCCVMNRILGNRVAELEGKLKALEMSGLWSLPGGRDVIILSEHQQVQTSVGRAVRLQHGSVGDEEVVTGEEVTEETALTAEDPSPPPPRHHHSTVYVKHTRTLESSEHLPTETNTSSQKSPVERGTYGYEPETSHSDEDLATRDHGSTSTTPAEDAGKEGGAPVTCSEDSPDIQDGSERDMSNTSVCNADCTEPSDPRTVESTEDVTEPDTPDQST is encoded by the exons ATGGATCCTTCCAGAAGAAGTGAGAGCGACTGGCAAGGGCTAGTGAACGAG TTCCTGGTGTGTAAGAGAAAGCTGGAGAGTAAGAAGGAGGCGCTGCTGATTCTGTCCAAGGAGCTGGATACCTGCCAGCAGGAGCGTGACCAGTTTAAACTGATGGCCAACCAGCTGCGAGAGCGCCACCAAGGGCTGAAGAAAAAATACAGAGAGCTTACT GACGGTGACCTGACATTACCTCCAGAAAAAAGGAACCAA GCGAATTTAGCGCAGCTGCTGCGTGATGCTCAGGAGAAGAACAGGAAGCTGAGTGATGAACTGAAAGAGCTGAATCAGCGAATAGTAGAGGTTCAAGGTGACAACAAG CTGCTGAGGATGACCATCGCTAAACAGCGTCTCGGTGATGAAGAGGTCGGAGTTCGCCACTTCCTGGCCCACGAGAGAGAAGATCTCGTACTGCAGCTGGAAAAAGCTCGAGAGCAG AATTCGGAGCTGGAGCAGAGCGTGAAGGTGGCGATGGACGAGCTGCAGGATGTGCGGGCGGAAAGAAACGTGTATCAGGAGAAAGCCCACCGCCTCAACATCGAGCTCAACCACATCCTGAGACACCACGACGGCCGAATCATGGACGTGGACGCTCTGTGTATGGAGAACAG ATATCTCCATGAACGCTTTGTCCAGCTTCAGGAAGAAGTCCGTCTCCTCAAAACCAATTTGATGAAGTACAAG AGTGCGCTGGAGAGCAGGAAGAACTGTAAAGTGTATGGCAAGGCCAACAGTAGTGCGCTAACAGGAGTGCTCTCAGCTAAACAAG TTCAGGAGCTGCTCCTGTCCGAGGAAAATGGCTGCAGTCTGCCCGTGACGCCGCAGTCCATCAGTGATCTGAAGTCTTTAGCCACAGCGCTGCTGGAGACCATTCACGAGAAGAACATGGTCATTCAGCACCAACGCCAGACCAACAA AATCGAGACGTTTGATGTCACGTGTAGTGAGATCAAATCGATGCGTCATGTGACCGTTTGTTGTGTGATGAACAGGATTCTGGGTAACAGAGTAGCGGAACTGGAAGGGAAGCTGAAAGCACTGGAGATGTCTGGACTGTGGAGTTTGCCTG GTGGAAGAGATGTGATCATTCTGAGTGAACACCAGCAAGTCCAGACGTCGGTGGGGCGTGCGGTCCGGCTACAGCACGGCTCTGTGG GAGACGAGGAGGTCGTGACCGGAGAGGAAGTGACCGAAGAGACGGCGCTCACTGCTGAGgatccttctcctcctcctcctcgtcatcACCACAGCACGGTCTAcgtaaaacacacacgcacacttgaATCCAGCGAACATCTTCCCACAGAAACCAACACCAGCTCACAGAAGAGTCCTGTGGAGAGAGGAACGTACGGTTACGAGCCAGAAACATCACACAGTGATGAAGATCTGGCAACCCGTGACCATGGTAGCACAAGTACAACTCCAGCAGAGGACGCTGGGAAAGAGGGCGGCGCTCCAGTCACATGTTCTGAGGATAGTCCTGATATTCAGGATGGatcagagagagacatgagCAACACGTCGGTGTGTAACGCAGACTGCACAGAACCGTCTGATCCCAGAACAGTAGAGAGTACAGAGGACGTGACGGAACCAGACACTCCAGATCAGAGCACATAG
- the ccdc149b gene encoding coiled-coil domain-containing protein 149-B isoform X3 gives MDPSRRSESDWQGLVNEFLVCKRKLESKKEALLILSKELDTCQQERDQFKLMANQLRERHQGLKKKYRELTDGDLTLPPEKRNQANLAQLLRDAQEKNRKLSDELKELNQRIVEVQGDNKLLRMTIAKQRLGDEEVGVRHFLAHEREDLVLQLEKAREQNSELEQSVKVAMDELQDVRAERNVYQEKAHRLNIELNHILRHHDGRIMDVDALCMENRYLHERFVQLQEEVRLLKTNLMKYKSALESRKNCKVYGKANSSALTGVLSAKQVQELLLSEENGCSLPVTPQSISDLKSLATALLETIHEKNMVIQHQRQTNKILGNRVAELEGKLKALEMSGLWSLPGLTYNVSVGLGSGRDVIILSEHQQVQTSVGRAVRLQHGSVGDEEVVTGEEVTEETALTAEDPSPPPPRHHHSTVYVKHTRTLESSEHLPTETNTSSQKSPVERGTYGYEPETSHSDEDLATRDHGSTSTTPAEDAGKEGGAPVTCSEDSPDIQDGSERDMSNTSVCNADCTEPSDPRTVESTEDVTEPDTPDQST, from the exons ATGGATCCTTCCAGAAGAAGTGAGAGCGACTGGCAAGGGCTAGTGAACGAG TTCCTGGTGTGTAAGAGAAAGCTGGAGAGTAAGAAGGAGGCGCTGCTGATTCTGTCCAAGGAGCTGGATACCTGCCAGCAGGAGCGTGACCAGTTTAAACTGATGGCCAACCAGCTGCGAGAGCGCCACCAAGGGCTGAAGAAAAAATACAGAGAGCTTACT GACGGTGACCTGACATTACCTCCAGAAAAAAGGAACCAA GCGAATTTAGCGCAGCTGCTGCGTGATGCTCAGGAGAAGAACAGGAAGCTGAGTGATGAACTGAAAGAGCTGAATCAGCGAATAGTAGAGGTTCAAGGTGACAACAAG CTGCTGAGGATGACCATCGCTAAACAGCGTCTCGGTGATGAAGAGGTCGGAGTTCGCCACTTCCTGGCCCACGAGAGAGAAGATCTCGTACTGCAGCTGGAAAAAGCTCGAGAGCAG AATTCGGAGCTGGAGCAGAGCGTGAAGGTGGCGATGGACGAGCTGCAGGATGTGCGGGCGGAAAGAAACGTGTATCAGGAGAAAGCCCACCGCCTCAACATCGAGCTCAACCACATCCTGAGACACCACGACGGCCGAATCATGGACGTGGACGCTCTGTGTATGGAGAACAG ATATCTCCATGAACGCTTTGTCCAGCTTCAGGAAGAAGTCCGTCTCCTCAAAACCAATTTGATGAAGTACAAG AGTGCGCTGGAGAGCAGGAAGAACTGTAAAGTGTATGGCAAGGCCAACAGTAGTGCGCTAACAGGAGTGCTCTCAGCTAAACAAG TTCAGGAGCTGCTCCTGTCCGAGGAAAATGGCTGCAGTCTGCCCGTGACGCCGCAGTCCATCAGTGATCTGAAGTCTTTAGCCACAGCGCTGCTGGAGACCATTCACGAGAAGAACATGGTCATTCAGCACCAACGCCAGACCAACAA GATTCTGGGTAACAGAGTAGCGGAACTGGAAGGGAAGCTGAAAGCACTGGAGATGTCTGGACTGTGGAGTTTGCCTG GCCTTACCTATAACGTGTCTGTGGGACTGGGGA GTGGAAGAGATGTGATCATTCTGAGTGAACACCAGCAAGTCCAGACGTCGGTGGGGCGTGCGGTCCGGCTACAGCACGGCTCTGTGG GAGACGAGGAGGTCGTGACCGGAGAGGAAGTGACCGAAGAGACGGCGCTCACTGCTGAGgatccttctcctcctcctcctcgtcatcACCACAGCACGGTCTAcgtaaaacacacacgcacacttgaATCCAGCGAACATCTTCCCACAGAAACCAACACCAGCTCACAGAAGAGTCCTGTGGAGAGAGGAACGTACGGTTACGAGCCAGAAACATCACACAGTGATGAAGATCTGGCAACCCGTGACCATGGTAGCACAAGTACAACTCCAGCAGAGGACGCTGGGAAAGAGGGCGGCGCTCCAGTCACATGTTCTGAGGATAGTCCTGATATTCAGGATGGatcagagagagacatgagCAACACGTCGGTGTGTAACGCAGACTGCACAGAACCGTCTGATCCCAGAACAGTAGAGAGTACAGAGGACGTGACGGAACCAGACACTCCAGATCAGAGCACATAG
- the ccdc149b gene encoding coiled-coil domain-containing protein 149-B isoform X4 produces MDPSRRSESDWQGLVNEFLVCKRKLESKKEALLILSKELDTCQQERDQFKLMANQLRERHQGLKKKYRELTDGDLTLPPEKRNQANLAQLLRDAQEKNRKLSDELKELNQRIVEVQGDNKLLRMTIAKQRLGDEEVGVRHFLAHEREDLVLQLEKAREQNSELEQSVKVAMDELQDVRAERNVYQEKAHRLNIELNHILRHHDGRIMDVDALCMENRYLHERFVQLQEEVRLLKTNLMKYKSALESRKNCKVYGKANSSALTGVLSAKQVQELLLSEENGCSLPVTPQSISDLKSLATALLETIHEKNMVIQHQRQTNKILGNRVAELEGKLKALEMSGLWSLPGGRDVIILSEHQQVQTSVGRAVRLQHGSVGDEEVVTGEEVTEETALTAEDPSPPPPRHHHSTVYVKHTRTLESSEHLPTETNTSSQKSPVERGTYGYEPETSHSDEDLATRDHGSTSTTPAEDAGKEGGAPVTCSEDSPDIQDGSERDMSNTSVCNADCTEPSDPRTVESTEDVTEPDTPDQST; encoded by the exons ATGGATCCTTCCAGAAGAAGTGAGAGCGACTGGCAAGGGCTAGTGAACGAG TTCCTGGTGTGTAAGAGAAAGCTGGAGAGTAAGAAGGAGGCGCTGCTGATTCTGTCCAAGGAGCTGGATACCTGCCAGCAGGAGCGTGACCAGTTTAAACTGATGGCCAACCAGCTGCGAGAGCGCCACCAAGGGCTGAAGAAAAAATACAGAGAGCTTACT GACGGTGACCTGACATTACCTCCAGAAAAAAGGAACCAA GCGAATTTAGCGCAGCTGCTGCGTGATGCTCAGGAGAAGAACAGGAAGCTGAGTGATGAACTGAAAGAGCTGAATCAGCGAATAGTAGAGGTTCAAGGTGACAACAAG CTGCTGAGGATGACCATCGCTAAACAGCGTCTCGGTGATGAAGAGGTCGGAGTTCGCCACTTCCTGGCCCACGAGAGAGAAGATCTCGTACTGCAGCTGGAAAAAGCTCGAGAGCAG AATTCGGAGCTGGAGCAGAGCGTGAAGGTGGCGATGGACGAGCTGCAGGATGTGCGGGCGGAAAGAAACGTGTATCAGGAGAAAGCCCACCGCCTCAACATCGAGCTCAACCACATCCTGAGACACCACGACGGCCGAATCATGGACGTGGACGCTCTGTGTATGGAGAACAG ATATCTCCATGAACGCTTTGTCCAGCTTCAGGAAGAAGTCCGTCTCCTCAAAACCAATTTGATGAAGTACAAG AGTGCGCTGGAGAGCAGGAAGAACTGTAAAGTGTATGGCAAGGCCAACAGTAGTGCGCTAACAGGAGTGCTCTCAGCTAAACAAG TTCAGGAGCTGCTCCTGTCCGAGGAAAATGGCTGCAGTCTGCCCGTGACGCCGCAGTCCATCAGTGATCTGAAGTCTTTAGCCACAGCGCTGCTGGAGACCATTCACGAGAAGAACATGGTCATTCAGCACCAACGCCAGACCAACAA GATTCTGGGTAACAGAGTAGCGGAACTGGAAGGGAAGCTGAAAGCACTGGAGATGTCTGGACTGTGGAGTTTGCCTG GTGGAAGAGATGTGATCATTCTGAGTGAACACCAGCAAGTCCAGACGTCGGTGGGGCGTGCGGTCCGGCTACAGCACGGCTCTGTGG GAGACGAGGAGGTCGTGACCGGAGAGGAAGTGACCGAAGAGACGGCGCTCACTGCTGAGgatccttctcctcctcctcctcgtcatcACCACAGCACGGTCTAcgtaaaacacacacgcacacttgaATCCAGCGAACATCTTCCCACAGAAACCAACACCAGCTCACAGAAGAGTCCTGTGGAGAGAGGAACGTACGGTTACGAGCCAGAAACATCACACAGTGATGAAGATCTGGCAACCCGTGACCATGGTAGCACAAGTACAACTCCAGCAGAGGACGCTGGGAAAGAGGGCGGCGCTCCAGTCACATGTTCTGAGGATAGTCCTGATATTCAGGATGGatcagagagagacatgagCAACACGTCGGTGTGTAACGCAGACTGCACAGAACCGTCTGATCCCAGAACAGTAGAGAGTACAGAGGACGTGACGGAACCAGACACTCCAGATCAGAGCACATAG
- the ccdc149b gene encoding coiled-coil domain-containing protein 149-B isoform X5, which translates to MTIAKQRLGDEEVGVRHFLAHEREDLVLQLEKAREQNSELEQSVKVAMDELQDVRAERNVYQEKAHRLNIELNHILRHHDGRIMDVDALCMENRYLHERFVQLQEEVRLLKTNLMKYKSALESRKNCKVYGKANSSALTGVLSAKQVQELLLSEENGCSLPVTPQSISDLKSLATALLETIHEKNMVIQHQRQTNKIETFDVTCSEIKSMRHVTVCCVMNRILGNRVAELEGKLKALEMSGLWSLPGLTYNVSVGLGSGRDVIILSEHQQVQTSVGRAVRLQHGSVGDEEVVTGEEVTEETALTAEDPSPPPPRHHHSTVYVKHTRTLESSEHLPTETNTSSQKSPVERGTYGYEPETSHSDEDLATRDHGSTSTTPAEDAGKEGGAPVTCSEDSPDIQDGSERDMSNTSVCNADCTEPSDPRTVESTEDVTEPDTPDQST; encoded by the exons ATGACCATCGCTAAACAGCGTCTCGGTGATGAAGAGGTCGGAGTTCGCCACTTCCTGGCCCACGAGAGAGAAGATCTCGTACTGCAGCTGGAAAAAGCTCGAGAGCAG AATTCGGAGCTGGAGCAGAGCGTGAAGGTGGCGATGGACGAGCTGCAGGATGTGCGGGCGGAAAGAAACGTGTATCAGGAGAAAGCCCACCGCCTCAACATCGAGCTCAACCACATCCTGAGACACCACGACGGCCGAATCATGGACGTGGACGCTCTGTGTATGGAGAACAG ATATCTCCATGAACGCTTTGTCCAGCTTCAGGAAGAAGTCCGTCTCCTCAAAACCAATTTGATGAAGTACAAG AGTGCGCTGGAGAGCAGGAAGAACTGTAAAGTGTATGGCAAGGCCAACAGTAGTGCGCTAACAGGAGTGCTCTCAGCTAAACAAG TTCAGGAGCTGCTCCTGTCCGAGGAAAATGGCTGCAGTCTGCCCGTGACGCCGCAGTCCATCAGTGATCTGAAGTCTTTAGCCACAGCGCTGCTGGAGACCATTCACGAGAAGAACATGGTCATTCAGCACCAACGCCAGACCAACAA AATCGAGACGTTTGATGTCACGTGTAGTGAGATCAAATCGATGCGTCATGTGACCGTTTGTTGTGTGATGAACAGGATTCTGGGTAACAGAGTAGCGGAACTGGAAGGGAAGCTGAAAGCACTGGAGATGTCTGGACTGTGGAGTTTGCCTG GCCTTACCTATAACGTGTCTGTGGGACTGGGGA GTGGAAGAGATGTGATCATTCTGAGTGAACACCAGCAAGTCCAGACGTCGGTGGGGCGTGCGGTCCGGCTACAGCACGGCTCTGTGG GAGACGAGGAGGTCGTGACCGGAGAGGAAGTGACCGAAGAGACGGCGCTCACTGCTGAGgatccttctcctcctcctcctcgtcatcACCACAGCACGGTCTAcgtaaaacacacacgcacacttgaATCCAGCGAACATCTTCCCACAGAAACCAACACCAGCTCACAGAAGAGTCCTGTGGAGAGAGGAACGTACGGTTACGAGCCAGAAACATCACACAGTGATGAAGATCTGGCAACCCGTGACCATGGTAGCACAAGTACAACTCCAGCAGAGGACGCTGGGAAAGAGGGCGGCGCTCCAGTCACATGTTCTGAGGATAGTCCTGATATTCAGGATGGatcagagagagacatgagCAACACGTCGGTGTGTAACGCAGACTGCACAGAACCGTCTGATCCCAGAACAGTAGAGAGTACAGAGGACGTGACGGAACCAGACACTCCAGATCAGAGCACATAG